A window of the Nibribacter ruber genome harbors these coding sequences:
- a CDS encoding HlyD family secretion protein, which produces METQKKKSNKVIPIILGLVLVIGGFFGIKEYLYYSKHVDTDDAQIDADISPVVSRVSGYVDTIMFEENTHVTQGQVLVKLDDRDYAIKVEQAMAAQHGASASTGVNQAQITATAASATTAKANIEATRVRLWKAQQDFNRYANLIKDGSITQQQFDQAKADRDVAQANYQAAQDQYRAAQQQVNTTRTQLTVSNTGVDQRQADVDFAKLQMSYTTLTAPASGIVSKKSVQKGQLVQAGQALFSIVNDNSIYVTANFKETQLEKIREGQKVNIEVDAFPEEKVEGQIYNFSPATGAKFSLLPPDNATGNFVKVVQRVPVKIKITASPELMKRLRPGMSVKASVLTND; this is translated from the coding sequence ATGGAAACTCAGAAAAAGAAATCCAATAAAGTCATTCCCATCATCTTAGGCCTGGTTCTGGTTATTGGTGGCTTCTTTGGCATAAAAGAATATCTATACTATAGCAAGCACGTGGACACAGACGATGCTCAGATAGACGCCGATATTAGTCCAGTGGTGAGCCGCGTCAGTGGCTATGTAGACACCATAATGTTTGAAGAGAACACTCACGTTACTCAGGGGCAGGTATTGGTGAAGCTGGATGACCGGGACTATGCCATAAAGGTAGAACAAGCCATGGCCGCCCAGCATGGGGCCAGCGCCAGCACTGGAGTGAACCAAGCGCAGATCACGGCCACTGCGGCCTCTGCCACTACGGCCAAAGCCAACATTGAAGCCACCCGCGTACGTCTCTGGAAAGCTCAGCAGGATTTTAACCGGTATGCCAACCTCATCAAAGACGGTTCCATTACCCAGCAGCAGTTTGACCAGGCCAAAGCCGACCGGGACGTAGCCCAGGCCAATTACCAGGCGGCCCAAGACCAATACAGGGCAGCCCAGCAACAGGTAAACACCACGCGTACGCAATTGACAGTGTCTAATACGGGGGTAGACCAGCGTCAGGCCGATGTAGATTTTGCCAAACTGCAAATGTCCTATACTACCCTTACCGCGCCGGCCAGTGGCATTGTATCCAAGAAAAGTGTGCAGAAGGGCCAGCTGGTGCAAGCCGGACAAGCTTTGTTCTCCATTGTGAATGACAATAGCATTTATGTGACGGCCAACTTCAAAGAAACCCAGCTGGAGAAAATTAGGGAAGGACAGAAGGTGAACATTGAGGTAGACGCTTTTCCAGAAGAAAAGGTAGAAGGCCAGATTTATAACTTCTCGCCGGCCACTGGGGCCAAGTTCTCCCTGCTTCCGCCAGACAATGCCACGGGTAACTTTGTGAAAGTGGTGCAACGGGTGCCGGTTAAAATTAAGATTACTGCTAGCCCAGAACTCATGAAACGTTTGCGCCCCGGCATGAGCGTAAAAGCGTCTGTGCTTACCAACGATTAA